A genomic segment from Actinomyces lilanjuaniae encodes:
- the rpmJ gene encoding 50S ribosomal protein L36 — protein MKVKPSVKKICDSCKVIRRHGRVMVICDNPRHKQRQG, from the coding sequence ATGAAGGTCAAGCCGAGTGTCAAGAAGATCTGTGACAGCTGCAAGGTGATTCGTCGCCACGGCCGCGTCATGGTCATCTGCGATAACCCGCGGCACAAGCAGCGACAGGGCTGA
- the rpsM gene encoding 30S ribosomal protein S13, whose amino-acid sequence MARISGVDLPRDKRVEVALTYIFGIGRTRAVEALAATGVSPDTRVKDLTEDELVALRTHIDSTYQVEGDLRREVQADIRRKIEIGCYQGLRHRRHLPVHGQRTKTNARTRKGPKRTVAGKKKAK is encoded by the coding sequence GTGGCACGCATTTCTGGTGTTGACCTACCTCGCGACAAGCGTGTGGAGGTTGCACTGACTTACATCTTCGGGATCGGGCGCACTCGTGCGGTCGAGGCCCTGGCGGCAACGGGGGTCAGCCCCGACACCCGCGTCAAGGACCTGACTGAGGATGAGCTCGTCGCCCTGCGAACCCACATCGACTCCACCTACCAGGTAGAGGGCGACCTGCGGCGTGAGGTCCAGGCGGACATCCGTCGCAAGATCGAGATCGGCTGCTACCAGGGCCTGCGCCACCGTCGGCACCTGCCGGTCCACGGCCAGCGCACCAAGACCAACGCGCGCACCCGTAAGGGTCCCAAGCGCACGGTGGCCGGTAAGAAGAAGGCCAAGTAA
- the rpsK gene encoding 30S ribosomal protein S11, translated as MPPKTRATARKTRRKDRKNVTHGHAYIKSTFNNTIVSLTDPQGAVIAWCSSGQVGFKGSRKSTPYAAQLAAEAAARRAQEHGMKKVDVFVKGPGPGRETAIRSLQAAGLDIGPITDVTPQAHNGCRPPKRRRV; from the coding sequence ATGCCCCCTAAGACCCGCGCCACCGCGCGCAAGACGCGCCGTAAGGACCGCAAGAACGTCACCCACGGCCACGCCTACATCAAGTCCACGTTCAACAACACCATCGTCTCTCTGACTGATCCTCAGGGCGCTGTCATCGCCTGGTGCTCCTCGGGGCAGGTTGGCTTCAAGGGCTCGCGCAAGTCGACCCCCTACGCCGCCCAGCTGGCCGCCGAGGCCGCCGCACGGCGTGCCCAGGAGCACGGGATGAAGAAGGTCGACGTCTTCGTCAAGGGCCCGGGTCCCGGCCGCGAGACCGCTATCCGCTCGCTGCAGGCAGCCGGCCTGGACATCGGCCCGATCACTGACGTCACTCCCCAGGCGCACAACGGCTGCCGCCCGCCGAAGCGCCGTCGCGTCTGA